The Synechococcales cyanobacterium T60_A2020_003 genomic interval GCCCCAGCACAGATTCTTCGATCCAGAAGGTGAGGCTTCCCCTAGCCTTCAATCCAGCGTTATACTCTGACCAGTTGCGGATGCGGTATTGAGGTTTCATGGCAGGTTTTATGTGTGATAACTGAAATTTACCATGCCTCTCCTGCCCGCAACCCCTCTTTCATGCAACAACGCCGTTCCCACCCAAAAAGATTGAATTAGTCATGAAGTAGATTTATGTCGATTTAAGGTCTATTCCAGAAGCATCGGATATTGAAAACGTCACTGAATTGAACTGAGTTGAGTCGAACTGCCATTTCACTTACCTATTGAGGATTCTAGATACTTTGAATTCTTCTTGAGAACGCTGAAAAGCAATCTTGAAGCCTTCGCGCCTTCTACTGCACAAAAGAATATTAATCTAGCCATCCTAGATGAAGTATTAATTCCCCTTCCCCCACTAGCTGAACAAAAGCGCATCGTTGTCAAAGTCGATGAAC includes:
- a CDS encoding IS5/IS1182 family transposase, with the protein product MKPQYRIRNWSEYNAGLKARGSLTFWIEESVLG
- a CDS encoding restriction endonuclease subunit S — protein: MPFHLPIEDSRYFEFFLRTLKSNLEAFAPSTAQKNINLAILDEVLIPLPPLAEQKRIVVKVDEPE